One Coffea arabica cultivar ET-39 chromosome 5c, Coffea Arabica ET-39 HiFi, whole genome shotgun sequence DNA window includes the following coding sequences:
- the LOC113690415 gene encoding constitutive photomorphogenesis protein 10-like isoform X1, producing MNTSGSAAGMATSSSGGIRIGGGGIVAGGGSSDGGGGKRSWPSTTSVSASGKRIQREMAELNMDPPPDCSAGPKGDNLYHWVATLIGPSGTPYHGGIFFLDITFPSDYPFKPPKVVSKTRIYHCNIDSSGNVSLDILKDNWSPALTISKVLCALISIFTNPDTYKPLVPGIAHLYLTDKSKHDELAAEWTMRFAR from the exons ATGAATACAAGCGGCAGTGCTGCTGGTATGGCCACCTCAAGTTCAGGTGGAATTAGAATAGGAGGCGGAGGAATAGTAGCTGGTGGTGGCAGCTCTGACGGAGGAGGAGGAAAGAGGTCTTGGCCCTCAACAACATCGGTCTCCGCCTCTGGGAAGAGAATACAGCGGGAAATGGCGGAGCTGAATATGGACCCACCTCCTGACTGCTCCGCTGGCCCAAAAGGCGACAATCTCTACCACTGGGTTGCTACTCTCATTGGCCCCTCTG GTACACCATATCATGGTGGGATATTCTTTCTTGATATAACTTTTCCTAGTGATTATCCATTCAAACCACCAAAG GTAGTGTCCAAAACTCGCATCTACCACTGCAACATTGATTCTTCTGGCAATGTTAGTTTGGACATCCTGAAAGATAATTGGAGTCCAGCTCTGACAATCTCAAAGGTTCTTTGCGCGCTTATATCTATATTCACTAATCCTGACACCT ATAAACCCCTTGTTCCTGGTATTGCCCACTTGTACTTGACAGACAAATCCAAGCATGATGAGCTAGCAGCGGAGTGGACAATGAGATTCGCAAGGTGA
- the LOC113690415 gene encoding constitutive photomorphogenesis protein 10-like isoform X2, with product MNTSGSAAGMATSSSGGIRIGGGGIVAGGGSSDGGGGKRSWPSTTSVSASGKRIQREMAELNMDPPPDCSAGPKGDNLYHWVATLIGPSGTPYHGGIFFLDITFPSDYPFKPPKVVSKTRIYHCNIDSSGNVSLDILKDNWSPALTISKINPLFLVLPTCT from the exons ATGAATACAAGCGGCAGTGCTGCTGGTATGGCCACCTCAAGTTCAGGTGGAATTAGAATAGGAGGCGGAGGAATAGTAGCTGGTGGTGGCAGCTCTGACGGAGGAGGAGGAAAGAGGTCTTGGCCCTCAACAACATCGGTCTCCGCCTCTGGGAAGAGAATACAGCGGGAAATGGCGGAGCTGAATATGGACCCACCTCCTGACTGCTCCGCTGGCCCAAAAGGCGACAATCTCTACCACTGGGTTGCTACTCTCATTGGCCCCTCTG GTACACCATATCATGGTGGGATATTCTTTCTTGATATAACTTTTCCTAGTGATTATCCATTCAAACCACCAAAG GTAGTGTCCAAAACTCGCATCTACCACTGCAACATTGATTCTTCTGGCAATGTTAGTTTGGACATCCTGAAAGATAATTGGAGTCCAGCTCTGACAATCTCAAAG ATAAACCCCTTGTTCCTGGTATTGCCCACTTGTACTTGA
- the LOC113690413 gene encoding probable phosphopantothenoylcysteine decarboxylase yields the protein MHGAYQNTEKEKVMEIAESLKLDMEVVSNTSLRKPRILLAASGSVAAIKFANLCHCFIEWAEVKAVATKASMHFIDKAALPKDVTLYTDEEEWSSWNKLGDDVLHIELCRWADIMVIAPLSANTLGKIAGGLCDNLLTCIVRAWDYSKPLFVAPAMNTLMWNNPFTERHLMLIDDLGINLIPPVTKRLACGDYGNGAMAEPSLIFSTVRLFLESRGQSSNGSQ from the exons ATGCATGGCGCTTACCAAaatacagaaaaagaaaaa GTTATGGAAATTGCTGAATCACTGAAATTGGATATGGAAGTTGTGAGTAATACTTCTTTGAGGAAACCTCGAATCCTACTCGCTGCAAGTGGAAGTGTGGCTGCAATAAAGTTTGCAAACCTTTGTCATTGCTTTATTGAATGGGCAGAAGTTAAAGCAGTTGCTACAAAAGCTTCTATGCATTTCATAGATAAAGCTGCACTTCCTAAGGATGTGACTCTTTACACAGATGAGGAGGAATGGTCATCATGGAATAAGCTAGGAGATGATGTGCTACACATTGAGCTCTGTAGGTGGGCTGATATTATGGTCATTGCACCTTTGTCTGCCAACACACTTGGGAAG ATTGCAGGAGGATTGTGTGATAATTTGCTTACCTGCATTGTGCGAGCATGGGATTATAGTAAGCCACTTTTTGTAGCTCCAGCCATGAACACATTAATGTGGAACAACCCTTTTACAGAACGGCATCTTATGTTAATTGATGACCTGGGGATCAATCTTATTCCACCTGTAACCAAGAGGCTAGCTTGTGGAGACTATGGGAATGGTGCAATGGCTGAACCTTCGCTCATCTTCTCAACCGTAAGGCTCTTCTTAGAATCCAGGGGTCAATCAAGCAATGGCAGTCAATGA
- the LOC113690412 gene encoding large ribosomal subunit protein uL10-like, whose translation MVVKHSKAEKKIAYDQKLCKLLDEYSQILIVGADNVGSNQLQNIRRGLRAESVILMGKNTMMKRSIRVHAENTGNKNFLSLIPLLVGNVGLIFTKGDLKEISEEVSKYKVGAPARVGLIAPDDVVVPPGNTGLDPSQTSFFQVLNIPTKINKGTVEIITAVELIKKGDKVGSSESALLSKLGVRPFSYGLIVQAVYENGSVFSPEVLDLTEDDLAVKFLVGLSMATSLSLEISYPALSAAPHMLINGYKNALAIAVETEYSFPQADEVKEYLKDPSKFAAAVSAAPAPAPGDGGAAAANEEKKPEPVEEEEEDEDLGLSLFD comes from the exons ATGGTGGTGAAACATAGTAAGGCCGAGAAGAAGATCGCTTACGATCAAAAACTGTGCAAATTGTTGGATGAATACAGTCAGATACTCATCGTCGGAGCAGACAATGTTGGATCAAATCAGCTGCAGAATATCCGCAGAGGCTTACGTGCAGAGTCGGTTATTCTCATGGGGAAGAATACCATGATGAAGAGGTCCATAAGGGTTCATGCAGAAAATACTGGCAACAAAAATTTCCTTAGTCTCATACCCCTTCTTGTT GGAAACGTGGGATTGATCTTCACGAAGGGTGATTTGAAGGAAATAAGCGAGGAGGTTTCAAAATACAAG GTTGGTGCCCCTGCTCGTGTAGGTTTAATTGCTCCAGACGATGTTGTTGTTCCTCCAGGGAATACCGGACTTGACCCATCGCAGACATCCTTCTTCCAG GTTCTCAATATCCCCACTAAGATTAACAAGGGAACTGTTGAAATTATTACTGCCGTGGAGCTGATTAAGAAGGGGGATAAAGTTGGTTCCTCTGAGTCAGCTCTGCTTTCAAAGCTTGGGGTTAGGCCATTCTCTTATGGCCTTATTGTCCAGGCCGTTTATGAGAATGGATCAGTCTTTAGCCCTGAAGTGCTAGATTTGACAGAAGATGATCTAGCTGTGAAGTTCTTGGTGGGACTTTCTATGGCAACTTCTCTTTCTCTGGAAATTTCATACCCAGCCTTGTCAGCTGCACCTCACATGTTGATAAATGGGTACAAAAATGCCCTGGCCATTGCAGTCGAGACTGAATACTCTTTCCCTCAGGCTGATGAGGTCAAGGAGTACCTCAAG GATCCCAGCAAGTTTGCTGCTGCAGTAAGTGCTGCTCCAGCTCCTGCCCCGGGAGATGGTGGTGCTGCTGCTGccaatgaagaaaagaaaccagagCCTGTtgaagaggaggaagaagatgaagatTTGGGTCTTAGTCTTTTTGACTAG
- the LOC113690951 gene encoding LOW QUALITY PROTEIN: putative protein FAR1-RELATED SEQUENCE 10 (The sequence of the model RefSeq protein was modified relative to this genomic sequence to represent the inferred CDS: inserted 1 base in 1 codon) has protein sequence MAMPQLFFHTDFLYESLGLLSQGIKKFDFSRFGGLRAQVADLGLQILYLYRDFSLTMAVKTLNNIWIRRQQCPCGDWKCYIKYEGDDQPTVGLHSMKNETTISSSNEVVFTPYVGQIFRSDDEAFEYYSNFARKNGFSIRKARSTESQNLGIYRRDFVCYRSGFNQPRKKANVEHPRDRKSVRCGCDAKMYLTKEVVNGQAQWYVSQFSNVHNHELLEDDQVRLLPAYRKIQEADQERILLLSKAGFPVNRILKVLELEKGVQPGQLPFIEKDVRNFVRTCKKXVQENDAMLSEKRENDLQELLEACKAMAQKNDGFVYNYSTEENGKVENIAWAYGDSVRAFSVFGDVVTFDTTYRSITYNLLLGIWFGISNHGRAIFLGCALLQDETSQSFSWALQVFIQFMRGGQPQTILTDIDSGLRDSIAMEMPNTKHIICVWQVLSKLSSWFSLSLGSQYAEFRPRFDMLCHLENVEDFEHQWNHVVGQFGLGSDKHIALLFSYRTSWPFCYTRNFFLARSLTSEYLKSVESFLKNILSMQTCLQSFFEQVGIAASFGYQNQDEMLYLPMKTGLPLEEHARSILTPYAFNVAQNEIMLSMQYSLTEMANGSYLVRHYKKMERECLVFWMPEDEQVHCSCKEFEHSGILCRHSLRVLIVKNYFQIPEKYFPIRWQLQSSLVPLDDQIIESRGNELSEAFHSLTSSLFCEASISKERYNHVHRVLTELLEHVQSMPVMSEVALNLAPNNTSEP, from the exons ATGGCTATGCCTCAATTGTTCTTTCATACAGATTTCTTGTACGA ATCATTGGGCCTCCTATCACAAG GAATCAAGAAATTTGACTTCTCAAGATTCGGGGGTTTAAGGGCTCAAGTGGCAGACTTGGGACTTcagatattatatttatatagagATTTCTCTCTAACTATGGCCGTGAAGACATTGAATAATATATGGATTCGACGGCAGCAATGCCCTTGTGGAGATTGGAAGTGCTATATTAAGTACGAAGGAGATGACCAACCGACAGTTGGATTGCATTCTATGAAGAATGAAACGACAATTTCTTCGTCAAATGAAGTTGTTTTCACTCCTTATGTTGGCCAGATATTTCGAAGTGATGATGAAGCTTTTGAATATTATAGCAACTTTGCTCGAAAGAATGGATTCTCAATTAGGAAAGCCCGTTCAACAGAAAGCCAAAATTTAGGGATTTATAGAAGGGATTTTGTTTGTTACCGTTCAGGATTTAATCAACCTAGGAAGAAAGCCAATGTGGAGCATCCAAGGGATCGAAAATCAGTACGATGTGGTTGTGATGCAAAAATGTACCTAACAAAGGAGGTTGTAAATGGCCAAGCTCAATGGTATGTCTCTCAGTTCAGTAATGTTCATAACCACGAACTGTTGGAAGATGATCAGGTGCGCCTACTTCCTGCCTATAGAAAAATTCAAGAGGCAGATCAAGAGCGCATCCTTCTACTCTCTAAAGCTGGATTTCCCGTGAATCGAATATTAAAGGTGCTGGAGTTAGAAAAGGGTGTTCAACCAGGTCAATTGCCTTTTATCGAAAAAGATGTAAGGAATTTTGTCAGGACATGTAAAA CAGTTCAAGAAAATGATGCTATGCTGTCTGAGAAGAGGGAGAATGATCTCCAGGAGCTTCTTGAGGCTTGTAAAGCTATGGCACAGAAGAATGATGGATTTGTCTACAATTATAGTACCGAGGAAAATGGAAAAGTAGAAAACATTGCATGGGCTTATGGAGACTCTGTCCGTGCATTTTCAGTTTTTGGTGATGTTGTTACATTTGACACCACTTATCGTTCAATCACTTACAATCTGCTACTTGGGATTTGGTTTGGCATTAGCAATCATGGGAGAGCAATTTTTCTCGGCTGTGCTCTATTACAAGATGAAACATCGCAGTCATTCTCTTGGGCCTTACAG GTATTTATTCAATTTATGAGAGGAGGGCAGCCTCAGACTATCCTTACTGATATAGATTCAGGACTCAGAGATTCTATAGCCATGGAGATGCCAAATACCAAGCACATTATATGTGTATGGCAGGTTCTCTCAAAATTATCTAGTTGGTTCTCTTTGTCACTTGGTTCACAATATGCAGAATTCAGACCTCGGTTTGATATGTTGTGTCATCTGGAAAATGTAGAGGACTTTGAGCATCAGTGGAATCACGTGGTTGGTCAGTTTGGACTTGGTTCAGACAAGCATATTGCGTTGCTCTTTTCTTACCGTACATCATGGCCATTTTGCTACACCCGAAATTTCTTTCTGGCTCGTAGCTTAACTTCTGAGTATTTGAAATCTGTGGAGTCATTCTTGAAGAATATATTGAGCATGCAAACATGCCTGCAGTCCTTCTTTGAGCAG GTTGGTATCGCTGCCAGCTTTGGATATCAGAACCAGGATGAGATGCTGTATCTGCCCATGAAAACTGGCCTGCCACTTGAAGAACATGCAAGGAGTATTCTAACTCCTTATGCCTTTAATGTGGCACAGAATGAAATTATGCTATCTATGCAGTATTCTCTTACTGAAATGGCTAATGGTTCATATCTTGTGAGGCACTATAAGAAAATGGAAAGAGAATGCCTTGTTTTCTGGATGCCTGAAGACGAGCAAGTTCACTGCTCATGCAAGGAATTTGAACATTCTGGGATTTTGTGCAGACATTCCCTGCGTGTGCTCATCGTAAAGAACTACTTTCAGAttccagaaaaatattttccaatacGATGGCAACTGCAGAGCTCCTTAGTTCCTTTGGATGATCAAATCATTGAAAGCCGCGGCAATGAGCTGTCTGAGGCCTTTCATTCCCTTACTTCAAGCCTGTTCTGTGAAGCATCAATCTCTAAGGAGCGTTACAATCATGTTCATAGAGTGCTAACAGAACTCCTTGAACATGTACAGAGTATGCCGGTTATGAGTGAAGTTGCATTGAATTTAGCACCTAATAATACCAGTGAACCTTAG